The following coding sequences lie in one Paenibacillus durus ATCC 35681 genomic window:
- the pgmB gene encoding beta-phosphoglucomutase, with the protein MTEIKACLFDLDGVLVDTAKYHYIAWKELADRLGFEFTEKDNERLKGVSRAVSLNILLEIGGLNLDDAEKAKLAESKNNRYVEYISAMNSSEILPGALAFLEDCRNQGIKIAVGSASKNAMTILNNTGLTPYFDAIIDGTKTSAAKPDPEVFLLGAEALGIPPVNCVVFEDAEAGIEAASRAGMASVGIGSPETLGAAALVVPSLMEMSVARLKEAFA; encoded by the coding sequence CGCCAAGTATCATTACATCGCCTGGAAGGAGCTTGCGGATCGTCTCGGATTTGAATTTACAGAGAAGGATAACGAACGCCTGAAAGGCGTCAGCCGCGCCGTATCGCTGAATATTCTGCTGGAGATCGGCGGACTGAATCTGGACGATGCCGAAAAAGCCAAGCTGGCCGAGAGTAAAAACAACCGTTACGTGGAATATATCTCGGCGATGAACAGCTCGGAGATTCTGCCAGGGGCTCTGGCTTTTCTGGAGGACTGCCGAAACCAGGGTATTAAAATCGCGGTGGGCTCCGCAAGCAAGAACGCGATGACCATTCTGAATAACACCGGACTCACACCATATTTCGATGCGATTATTGACGGAACCAAGACATCCGCCGCCAAGCCCGATCCGGAAGTATTTCTGCTTGGAGCCGAAGCGCTCGGCATCCCCCCGGTGAACTGTGTCGTCTTTGAAGACGCCGAAGCCGGGATCGAGGCGGCCAGCCGCGCTGGCATGGCGAGTGTAGGCATCGGGTCGCCGGAGACGCTCGGTGCAGCAGCCCTTGTCGTTCCTTCCCTGATGGAGATGAGCGTTGCGCGGCTAAAAGAAGCTTTTGCCTAA